Below is a window of Plasmodium sp. gorilla clade G2 genome assembly, chromosome: 14 DNA.
AATTTTgtgtttgtatatttttttttcatttatttatgtaggatttttataaatgtatatgcacattatattgtttatttatttatttatttatttatttattcatttttgttatatataaaaaaaaaaaaaaaaaatagactagaatgaattaatattaaaaaaatatttattttaataaaagaagatataGAATATTtggtattaatatatataataaaaaatatttatagcCATACTTttgaaacatataaaataagctaaaagttataaaatttaggtttatatgttttttatatattatataattatttattcatttcaccatttttaaaagaacttttttttataatttcttatgaattttttgtattttttttgtaatttttattgtaattttttgtaatttttattgtaatttttttgtaatttttttgtaacttgtttgtattttttttccctttttattcttttaacttttatactttttcttttttttcttctttattatttttttatttttgtatttttttttttttttttttttttttttaattaatgaatgtatataattatatttatatataataaaatattatatatatttatatattataatcattgaTTATTTGTGggtagaaatataaaatatataaacataaatttttaaaacatacaatttaaaaacaaaaaaaataaatccgcaagttattattatatatattttaattatataatataattatatatataaaaaaaagagaaaaaaaaaaaattaattctaAATTTATACAATGCAAATGTTGTTtacatttatgtatatatgtctgaatattgtaatatataaaatgaataaagattttaaatatatttaatttagaaccataatattatattatattaattatattttatccgTCTTGGTtgtttgaatattttttttttttaatttttttttattttttttttaattttttttttaattttttttttaattttgttttaattttttttttaattttgtttttatttacattttttattttattattattttattttttttttttttttttggttgtTTTCTCTGTTTTGGTCTATTTGTTTTTGTTCTGTTTTGTTCTATTTagttctgttttttttttttttttttaaatatttatttttgtttattattttgtttgtatataatataataatagaaaaaaaaaaaaaaaaaaaaaaaaaaaggaacatatatgtatattatataatatatatatatatatatttttttttaataaaatcatagaattttatattaagtacatatgatatgaataattaaaaaataatacgtacaaatataaattaaattttttttttttttttttctttgaaatataaatatatatatatttatttatttacatataaatacatattaatatatttaccaTGACAGAAAGTGATATTatttatgatgaaaatacTAAAGACAGAGCCGTAGTTTCTTCATTTTGTAATAAGGATGGtttgaatataaaaagttaTTCTTGGGTAGTCAAAAAAGCTTTaggtattataatattaatacatgGATTAGCTTCTCATTTGAGGTTTGGATTTTTAAACAAGAATGCAAAGATTGTAAGTGATGATCATGCAGTTTTAATTGATGGagataattattttgtatatgaaGGTAGTTGGATTGAGAAGTTAAACCAGAATGGTTATTCTGTATATGGTTTGGATTTACAAGGACATGGAGAATCTGATGGATATCAGAATTTAAAGCTACATATTAACAATtatgatgattatatatatgatttaatagattttattaaaagagtTAAAAAATCAAGTATTTTAGAATCTAGAAAGGAACGTAATGCATTAGATAATGAACAAATTGAAACATTAGAAAATCCTCCGATATATATAGCAGGTTTTTCTATGGGTGCAAATATAATGTTAAGAGCTAtggaattattaaataatgcaAATGATGATTTAATTACTAAGGGACATATAAAAGGACTTGTATCACTAGCTGGAATGTTTTCAATTAAGAGAGTTGGATCAGTTGATTCcttcaaatataaatatattacttcTCCAAGTATGAATTTATTGTCTTCTTTACGTCCAACTAATAGATTAAGTAAGAATACTAAAGGCTACAAACGATTTCCATATATTAATGATCTTATATCTTTTGATAAAGTCAGATATAATGGAACAATAACAAACAAGCTTGCGTATGCTTTAATGAATTCAGTTGttacattaaataaaaatatggataGCATACCTAAAAATATtcctatattatttatacattcaAAAACG
It encodes the following:
- a CDS encoding lysophospholipase, putative, with protein sequence MTESDIIYDENTKDRAVVSSFCNKDGLNIKSYSWVVKKALGIIILIHGLASHLRFGFLNKNAKIVSDDHAVLIDGDNYFVYEGSWIEKLNQNGYSVYGLDLQGHGESDGYQNLKLHINNYDDYIYDLIDFIKRVKKSSILESRKERNALDNEQIETLENPPIYIAGFSMGANIMLRAMELLNNANDDLITKGHIKGLVSLAGMFSIKRVGSVDSFKYKYITSPSMNLLSSLRPTNRLSKNTKGYKRFPYINDLISFDKVRYNGTITNKLAYALMNSVVTLNKNMDSIPKNIPILFIHSKTDNICTYEDALSFFNKLNNKNKEIYTLENMSHVITLEPGNEKALNKMIKWLKNTDEKK